One part of the Denticeps clupeoides chromosome 16, fDenClu1.1, whole genome shotgun sequence genome encodes these proteins:
- the mafa gene encoding transcription factor Maf isoform X1: MASELAMSNSDLPTSPLAMEYVNDFDLMKFEVKKEPVEPDRSINQCSRLIAGGSLSSTPMSTPCSSVPPSPSFSAPSPSSGSEQKAHLEDFYWMTGYQQQLNPETLGFSPEDAVEALINSSHQLQSFDGYARGQQFAGAAGAGGAMAGEEMGSAAAVVSAVIAAAAAQNGGPHHHHHHHHHAAGHHAAPGVSSNGGSAGSHPHMHLDDRFSDEQLVTMSVRELNRQLRGVSKEEVIRLKQKRRTLKNRGYAQSCRFKRVQQRHVLEGEKTQLIQQVEHLKQEISRLVRERDAYKEKYEKLISNGFRENGSSSDNNPSSPEFFMSSRKFLHL; encoded by the exons ATGGCATCAGAACTGGCAATGAGCAACTCCGACCTGCCCACCAGTCCCCTGGCCATGGAATATGTTAATGACTTCGATCTGATGAAGTTTGAAGTGAAAAAGGAGCCGGTGGAGCCCGATCGCAGCATCAACCAGTGCAGCCGCCTGATCGCCGGGGGATCCCTGTCTTCCACCCCGATGAGCACGCCTTGCAGCTCGGTGCCCCCTTCCCCAAGCTTCTCGGCGCCCAGTCCGAGCTCCGGGAGCGAGCAGAAGGCGCACCTGGAGGATTTCTACTGGATGACCGGCTACCAACAGCAGTTGAACCCAGAGACTCTGGGCTTCAGCCCCGAAGACGCGGTAGAGGCGCTGATCAACAGCAGTCACCAGCTCCAGTCCTTCGACGGCTATGCTAGAGGGCAGCAGTTCGCCGGCGCGGCCGGGGCGGGAGGCGCCATGGCCGGGGAGGAGATGGGATCGGCCGCCGCGGTGGTGTCGGCGGTCATcgccgcagcagcagcccaGAACGGAggaccccaccaccaccaccaccaccaccaccacgccgCCGGCCACCACGCGGCTCCGGGCGTCTCGTCCAACGGCGGCTCCGCGGGAAGCCACCCGCACATGCATCTGGACGACCGCTTCTCGGACGAGCAGCTGGTGACCATGTCCGTGCGGGAGCTGAACCGGCAGCTGCGGGGGGTCAGCAAGGAAGAGGTGATCCGGCTCAAGCAGAAGAGAAGGACCCTGAAAAACCGAGGCTATGCCCAGTCGTGCCGCTTCAAGCGGGTCCAGCAGCGGCACGTCCTGGAGGGGGAGAAGACCCAGCTGATCCAGCAAGTGGAGCACCTCAAGCAGGAGATCTCCAGGCTGGTCCGGGAGAGGGACGCCTACAAGGAAAAATACGAGAAGCTCATCAGCAATGGCTTCAGAGAAAACGGATCCAGCAGTGACAACAATCCTTCCTCCCCGGAGTTTTTCAT GTCGTCCAGAAAGTTTCTTCACCTGTGA
- the mafa gene encoding transcription factor Maf isoform X2 — protein MASELAMSNSDLPTSPLAMEYVNDFDLMKFEVKKEPVEPDRSINQCSRLIAGGSLSSTPMSTPCSSVPPSPSFSAPSPSSGSEQKAHLEDFYWMTGYQQQLNPETLGFSPEDAVEALINSSHQLQSFDGYARGQQFAGAAGAGGAMAGEEMGSAAAVVSAVIAAAAAQNGGPHHHHHHHHHAAGHHAAPGVSSNGGSAGSHPHMHLDDRFSDEQLVTMSVRELNRQLRGVSKEEVIRLKQKRRTLKNRGYAQSCRFKRVQQRHVLEGEKTQLIQQVEHLKQEISRLVRERDAYKEKYEKLISNGFRENGSSSDNNPSSPEFFI, from the coding sequence ATGGCATCAGAACTGGCAATGAGCAACTCCGACCTGCCCACCAGTCCCCTGGCCATGGAATATGTTAATGACTTCGATCTGATGAAGTTTGAAGTGAAAAAGGAGCCGGTGGAGCCCGATCGCAGCATCAACCAGTGCAGCCGCCTGATCGCCGGGGGATCCCTGTCTTCCACCCCGATGAGCACGCCTTGCAGCTCGGTGCCCCCTTCCCCAAGCTTCTCGGCGCCCAGTCCGAGCTCCGGGAGCGAGCAGAAGGCGCACCTGGAGGATTTCTACTGGATGACCGGCTACCAACAGCAGTTGAACCCAGAGACTCTGGGCTTCAGCCCCGAAGACGCGGTAGAGGCGCTGATCAACAGCAGTCACCAGCTCCAGTCCTTCGACGGCTATGCTAGAGGGCAGCAGTTCGCCGGCGCGGCCGGGGCGGGAGGCGCCATGGCCGGGGAGGAGATGGGATCGGCCGCCGCGGTGGTGTCGGCGGTCATcgccgcagcagcagcccaGAACGGAggaccccaccaccaccaccaccaccaccaccacgccgCCGGCCACCACGCGGCTCCGGGCGTCTCGTCCAACGGCGGCTCCGCGGGAAGCCACCCGCACATGCATCTGGACGACCGCTTCTCGGACGAGCAGCTGGTGACCATGTCCGTGCGGGAGCTGAACCGGCAGCTGCGGGGGGTCAGCAAGGAAGAGGTGATCCGGCTCAAGCAGAAGAGAAGGACCCTGAAAAACCGAGGCTATGCCCAGTCGTGCCGCTTCAAGCGGGTCCAGCAGCGGCACGTCCTGGAGGGGGAGAAGACCCAGCTGATCCAGCAAGTGGAGCACCTCAAGCAGGAGATCTCCAGGCTGGTCCGGGAGAGGGACGCCTACAAGGAAAAATACGAGAAGCTCATCAGCAATGGCTTCAGAGAAAACGGATCCAGCAGTGACAACAATCCTTCCTCCCCGGAGTTTTTCAT